In Musa acuminata AAA Group cultivar baxijiao chromosome BXJ2-3, Cavendish_Baxijiao_AAA, whole genome shotgun sequence, the following proteins share a genomic window:
- the LOC103978213 gene encoding ras-related protein RABA4d, with protein MMTREEDRGEEWEAEEIDYVFKIVVIGDSAVGKTQLLGRFTKDEFFLDSKSTIGVEFQTRTLVLNRKRIKAQIWDTAGQERYRAITSAYYRGALGAMLVYDITKRQTFDHVVRWIDELRANADNSIVVMLIGNKSDLAKNRVVSTEDAMEFAEEQGLFFSEASALSGDNVETAFLRLLEEIYGVISRKALECDEATRNATNDVLTLKGTTLSVLSEVSMMETSAMRKGTQCACL; from the exons ATGATGACCAGGGAAGAGGATAGAGGAGAGGAGTGGGAGGCGGAGGAGATCGACTACGTGTTCAAGATCGTCGTGATCGGCGACTCGGCGGTGGGGAAGACGCAGTTGCTCGGCCGCTTCACCAAGGACGAGTTCTTCCTCGACTCCAAGTCCACCATCGGCGTCGAGTTCCAAACTCGAACCCTCGTCCTCAACCGCAAGCGCATCAAGGCCCAAATCTGGGACACCGCCGGCCAAGAGCG GTACCGGGCCATCACCAGTGCTTACTACAGAGGAGCTCTTGGAGCAATGTTAGTTTACGACATCACGAAACGGCAGACGTTCGACCATGTCGTGAGGTGGATCGACGAACTGCGAGCAAATGCTGACAACTCCATCGTTGTCATGCTGATAGGCAACAAGTCTGACCTTGCCAAGAACAGGGTCGTCTCGACTGAAGATGCCATGGAGTTTGCAGAGGAACAAGGACTCTTCTTCTCGGAAGCATCAGCACTTAGCGGGGACAATGTGGAGACTGCTTTCCTGAGGCTTCTGGAGGAGATATATGGTGTGATCTCGAGGAAGGCATTGGAGTGTGATGAAGCAACAAGGAATGCTACGAATGATGTCTTGACCTTGAAAGGAACCACGTTATCGGTTCTTTCGGAAGTGTCAATGATGGAAACTAGTGCTATGAGAAAAGGGACACAGTGTGCTTGCTTGTGA